A region from the Tsuneonella mangrovi genome encodes:
- a CDS encoding sulfurtransferase, with protein MDTLVSTDWLARELGATDLVVLDASRHLPAAGRDPGAEFLDGHIPGARFLDLGRLTDPASPVGATLPGSIQASVVLGALGLEREQRIVIYDDSAVKTSARAWFILAGYGFEHIAILDGGIAKWRAEGRPIASGKADLEPRLLPPTEFQGNVRRKQQMLANLATRTEQVIDARDAGRFTGETIDTVHNLPGGHIPGARNVFFAELYNPDGTLRPNDELRSAFEAAGVDLAAPIVTSCGSGVTACALLFALDRLGKRDTALYDGSWSEWGADPATPKETGLAA; from the coding sequence ATGGACACGCTCGTATCGACCGACTGGCTGGCGCGCGAACTCGGTGCCACCGACCTGGTGGTGCTCGATGCTTCGCGACACCTTCCCGCCGCTGGTCGCGATCCGGGAGCCGAATTTCTAGATGGACACATCCCCGGCGCGCGGTTCTTAGACCTTGGGCGGCTCACTGATCCCGCGTCGCCGGTCGGCGCGACTTTGCCGGGGTCCATTCAGGCCTCCGTCGTCTTGGGCGCACTTGGCCTCGAGCGCGAACAACGAATCGTGATTTACGACGACAGCGCGGTGAAGACCTCAGCGCGCGCATGGTTCATACTTGCCGGCTATGGCTTTGAGCATATTGCAATCCTCGACGGTGGGATCGCCAAATGGCGAGCGGAAGGCCGACCGATCGCAAGCGGCAAGGCCGATCTTGAACCGCGATTGCTTCCGCCAACAGAGTTTCAAGGTAACGTCCGGCGGAAGCAGCAGATGCTCGCCAACCTCGCCACCCGCACCGAACAGGTCATCGACGCGCGCGATGCCGGTCGCTTCACCGGCGAGACGATCGACACCGTGCACAACCTGCCGGGCGGGCACATACCGGGCGCGCGCAACGTGTTCTTCGCCGAGCTCTACAATCCCGACGGCACCTTGCGCCCAAACGACGAGCTGCGCAGCGCGTTCGAAGCCGCCGGAGTGGATCTTGCCGCGCCGATCGTCACCAGCTGCGGCAGCGGCGTGACCGCGTGTGCGCTCCTGTTCGCGCTCGACCGGTTGGGCAAGCGCGACACTGCGCTCTATGACGGCAGCTGGAGCGAATGGGGGGCCGATCCGGCCACACCCAAGGAAACGGGGCTCGCCGCCTGA
- the metC gene encoding cystathionine beta-lyase — protein sequence MAKDKHDDIRPATRLVTGGRRPEWTGAVVNPPVWRASTHLYEDTAALKEGKKGNRDGRFFYGRRGAPTQWALAEALTELEPGAAGTVLYPSGVAALSGALLAVLKPGDVLLVTDNAYDPTRTMATGLLKRFGVEARFFDPLDLDAFADAFCDRTRAVMLESPGSLTMEVCDVPAMAAIARDKGAVSLLDNTWASSLGFAALKHGCDIAIQALTKHVGGHSDLMMGSATAAEPWHTRLRRTAQALGHVVSPDDAALATRGLRTMGIRLRQETESALALAEWLETRPEVGKVMCPMLPGSPGHELWKRDFTGGCGLFSFLLTTDDDAARARFIDALDLFGIGYSWGGFESLALPVDPAFDRTATPWPPAGWAGDKALAIRLSIGLEDPDDLRADLERGFAAMENT from the coding sequence ATGGCCAAGGACAAACACGACGATATCCGCCCCGCGACTCGCCTCGTCACCGGAGGGCGCCGACCAGAATGGACGGGGGCGGTGGTCAACCCGCCTGTCTGGCGCGCCAGCACACACCTTTACGAAGACACCGCCGCTCTTAAGGAAGGCAAGAAGGGTAACCGCGACGGGCGGTTCTTTTATGGTCGCCGGGGGGCCCCGACCCAGTGGGCCCTGGCCGAGGCGCTGACGGAGCTTGAACCGGGCGCGGCGGGAACGGTGCTCTACCCCAGTGGCGTCGCCGCGCTTTCCGGCGCGTTGCTGGCGGTGCTGAAGCCCGGCGACGTGCTGCTGGTGACCGACAATGCCTACGATCCCACGCGGACGATGGCGACCGGGCTGCTCAAGCGATTCGGGGTCGAAGCGCGGTTCTTCGATCCGCTCGACCTCGATGCGTTCGCCGATGCGTTTTGCGACCGCACCCGCGCGGTGATGCTCGAAAGCCCCGGCAGCCTGACGATGGAAGTGTGCGACGTACCTGCGATGGCGGCCATCGCGCGCGACAAGGGCGCGGTCAGCCTGCTCGACAACACCTGGGCCAGTTCGCTCGGCTTCGCCGCTCTCAAGCATGGATGCGATATCGCGATCCAGGCGCTTACCAAGCATGTCGGCGGGCATTCGGACCTTATGATGGGCAGCGCGACGGCTGCCGAACCGTGGCACACCCGGCTGCGCCGCACCGCGCAGGCGCTTGGCCATGTGGTCTCGCCCGACGACGCGGCCCTTGCCACCCGTGGACTGCGCACGATGGGCATCCGGCTTCGGCAGGAAACCGAGAGTGCACTGGCACTCGCCGAATGGCTCGAAACGAGACCCGAAGTCGGCAAGGTAATGTGTCCGATGCTGCCAGGCTCACCCGGACACGAGCTGTGGAAGCGTGACTTTACCGGCGGCTGCGGGTTGTTCAGTTTCCTGCTGACGACCGATGACGATGCCGCGCGCGCGCGCTTTATCGACGCGCTCGATTTGTTCGGCATCGGCTATTCGTGGGGCGGGTTCGAAAGCCTCGCGCTGCCGGTCGACCCGGCCTTCGACCGCACGGCTACGCCTTGGCCGCCAGCCGGGTGGGCTGGTGACAAGGCGCTCGCAATCCGGCTATCGATAGGCCTCGAAGACCCCGACGACCTGCGCGCTGACCTGGAACGCGGGTTTGCCGCCATGGAGAATACATGA
- a CDS encoding mechanosensitive ion channel domain-containing protein, whose product MISLLSAAAATLPTPSAVPSDIASDMAKPSDVATDAGVKAAEGIKAAVGSKSATVGDVIQSLDNIAINIGNFHFSVWDAIVVLIVIGVVYVLAWSISKGARAMLRRMTRLDVTQRILAEKLVTLAVWGIAILSGMNFLGIDLTALTVFSGAFGLAIGFGLQKTFGNLIAGIILLMDRSIKPGDVIAIADAAGNSTFGQIRKIGIRAVSLVTRDQKEYLIPNENLMINQVENWSYSSKNVRIQVPVGVSYNCDIKLAEKLMLDAAKSVPRILKTPPSTVWLDGYGDSSVNFIIQCWIDDPEDGIGNIRSEVLKKLWDLLAENGIEIPFPQRDLNLRNNDEFQQLVAAISQRVELGGSKSD is encoded by the coding sequence ATGATTTCCTTGCTGTCAGCCGCCGCTGCCACGCTTCCCACGCCAAGTGCTGTCCCTAGCGACATAGCGAGCGACATGGCCAAGCCGAGCGATGTAGCGACCGATGCGGGAGTGAAGGCGGCCGAAGGGATCAAGGCAGCGGTCGGTAGCAAGAGCGCGACCGTCGGAGACGTGATCCAGTCGCTCGACAACATCGCGATCAACATCGGCAATTTCCACTTCTCGGTGTGGGACGCGATCGTCGTGCTGATCGTGATCGGCGTGGTCTATGTGCTGGCCTGGTCGATCAGCAAGGGTGCCCGCGCGATGCTGCGGCGGATGACGCGGCTTGACGTGACCCAGCGCATCCTTGCCGAAAAGCTGGTTACCCTCGCAGTGTGGGGAATCGCGATCCTTTCGGGGATGAACTTCCTCGGCATCGACCTGACTGCGTTGACGGTGTTCTCCGGCGCCTTCGGCCTCGCCATCGGCTTCGGCCTGCAGAAGACCTTCGGCAACCTGATTGCCGGGATCATCCTGCTGATGGACCGTTCGATCAAGCCGGGCGACGTGATCGCGATTGCCGACGCGGCCGGCAATTCGACCTTCGGCCAGATTCGCAAGATCGGCATCCGCGCCGTTTCGTTGGTCACGCGCGACCAGAAGGAATACCTGATCCCGAACGAAAACCTGATGATCAACCAGGTCGAGAACTGGTCCTATTCGTCGAAGAACGTGCGCATCCAGGTGCCCGTAGGGGTATCCTACAATTGCGATATCAAGCTGGCCGAAAAGCTGATGCTGGATGCCGCCAAAAGCGTGCCGCGTATCCTCAAGACTCCCCCGTCGACAGTCTGGCTGGACGGATATGGAGACAGTTCGGTCAACTTCATAATCCAGTGCTGGATCGACGATCCGGAGGATGGAATCGGCAATATCCGGTCCGAAGTACTCAAGAAACTATGGGACCTGCTGGCCGAAAACGGTATCGAAATCCCGTTCCCGCAACGCGATCTCAACTTGCGTAATAACGACGAGTTCCAGCAACTTGTCGCCGCCATCTCGCAACGCGTCGAACTGGGCGGATCGAAGTCAGATTAG
- the cobA gene encoding uroporphyrinogen-III C-methyltransferase, translated as MEAIGTVYLVGAGPGDPDLLTLRAASLLERARIVVHDGLVDPQVLALAPADARLVSVAKRRAHHTLPQEDICALLVREALAGNDVVRLKGGDPLVFGRGGEEAEACRAAGVPVEIVPGISAANGAAAAAQIALTHRDAASVVSFVAGQCKGLSDQDWTGLAGKGRTLVIYMGVKTAPAIAEKLIADGLAPDMPLAVIENACRPQMRVLRGPLAALPDIVVREAVQSPALIVIGQVTAREDHALATLALEAQS; from the coding sequence ATGGAAGCGATCGGAACAGTCTATCTCGTTGGTGCAGGACCGGGTGATCCGGACCTGCTGACGCTGCGAGCGGCGAGCCTGCTCGAGCGAGCGCGTATTGTCGTGCACGACGGGTTGGTCGATCCGCAAGTACTTGCACTTGCCCCTGCCGATGCGCGGCTGGTTTCGGTCGCCAAACGGCGCGCGCACCACACTCTCCCGCAAGAAGATATCTGCGCGCTGCTTGTGCGTGAAGCGCTTGCCGGCAACGATGTCGTACGGCTCAAGGGCGGCGACCCGCTGGTGTTCGGGCGCGGCGGCGAAGAGGCCGAGGCGTGCCGTGCGGCTGGCGTGCCGGTAGAGATCGTCCCGGGGATCAGCGCCGCCAACGGTGCCGCAGCTGCTGCGCAGATCGCCCTGACCCATCGCGATGCCGCCAGCGTGGTCAGCTTCGTCGCCGGACAATGCAAGGGCCTGTCAGACCAGGACTGGACCGGGCTGGCCGGCAAGGGCCGTACGCTGGTCATCTACATGGGCGTGAAGACGGCCCCGGCAATCGCCGAGAAGCTGATCGCAGACGGTCTCGCACCCGACATGCCCTTGGCAGTGATCGAGAACGCCTGCCGCCCGCAGATGCGGGTGCTGCGCGGCCCGCTTGCCGCGCTCCCGGACATCGTCGTGCGCGAAGCGGTCCAAAGTCCCGCGCTGATCGTGATCGGCCAAGTTACCGCGCGCGAAGATCACGCGCTCGCCACTCTCGCGCTGGAGGCGCAGTCATGA
- a CDS encoding DUF2849 domain-containing protein — MKIITGNDLKSGAVTWWTGYEWSLHVADAIDAGDNAEAIAAREEAARRVNAPYVIAGEVNAEGNVRPAHIKDRIRALGPTVRPDLTVKPADPAIGTWVI, encoded by the coding sequence ATGAAAATCATTACCGGCAACGACCTGAAGAGCGGCGCGGTGACCTGGTGGACCGGCTACGAATGGTCGCTCCACGTCGCCGATGCGATCGATGCGGGCGACAACGCCGAAGCGATCGCCGCGCGCGAGGAAGCTGCACGCCGGGTCAACGCGCCCTACGTGATCGCGGGAGAAGTGAATGCCGAAGGCAACGTCCGCCCCGCGCATATCAAGGATCGCATCCGTGCGCTGGGCCCGACCGTGCGCCCTGACCTCACCGTCAAACCGGCCGATCCCGCCATCGGCACCTGGGTTATCTAG
- a CDS encoding nitrite/sulfite reductase has translation MYRYDQYDQAMVDARVEEFRDQVRRRLEGRITEDQFKPLRLQNGLYLQLHAYMLRVAVPYGTLNSTQMHALADIADKYDRGYGHFTTRQNIQYNWIRLDQTPDLLADLAKVEMHAIQTSGNCIRNISSDHYAGAAADEIADPRPYAELLRQWSSFHPEFLALPRKFKICVIASEADRAAMKLHDIGIRIVRNAAGEIGAAFYVGGGMGRTPMIAPCINPFVPIDRLVTYCEAVLRVYNRHGRRDNKYKARIKILVHELGAEEFTRQVEQEFAHMLAQDIEPPLAELERIAAHFAPPAFETDLDESIDRADPDFALWVDTNTVPHKASGYVSAVISLKPVGGIPGDASSAQMRLMADLARQYSFDECRVTHTQNIVLPHVRKADLHALWTALEAADLGTANLDRAGDIIACPGLDYCSLANARSIPVAQQISQRLSPKSAELGELKIKVSGCINACGHHHAGHIGVLGVDRKGVENYQLLLGGSEAEDTSLAKITGPGFDEAGIVNAVEKATEVYLAQRSNGERFLDTYRRIGIDPFKEAIYG, from the coding sequence ATGTATCGCTACGACCAATACGACCAGGCGATGGTCGATGCCCGAGTGGAGGAATTCCGCGATCAGGTCCGCCGCCGGCTCGAAGGGCGCATCACCGAAGACCAGTTCAAGCCGCTACGGCTGCAGAACGGGCTCTACCTCCAGCTCCACGCCTACATGCTGCGGGTCGCGGTGCCTTACGGCACACTCAATTCCACGCAGATGCATGCATTGGCAGACATCGCCGACAAATACGATCGCGGATACGGGCACTTCACCACCCGGCAGAACATCCAGTACAACTGGATCCGGCTCGACCAGACGCCCGACCTGCTGGCCGATCTCGCCAAGGTCGAGATGCACGCGATCCAGACCAGCGGCAACTGCATCCGCAACATCAGTTCGGATCACTACGCCGGGGCTGCTGCCGACGAGATCGCCGATCCGCGCCCCTATGCCGAACTGCTGCGGCAATGGTCGAGCTTCCACCCGGAATTCCTCGCCCTGCCACGCAAGTTCAAGATCTGCGTGATCGCCAGCGAGGCCGACCGCGCGGCGATGAAGCTGCACGACATCGGCATTCGCATCGTCAGGAACGCTGCGGGCGAAATCGGCGCGGCATTCTACGTTGGCGGGGGGATGGGCCGCACCCCGATGATCGCGCCGTGCATCAACCCGTTCGTGCCGATCGACCGGCTGGTGACTTATTGCGAGGCGGTGCTGAGGGTCTACAATCGCCACGGTCGGCGCGACAACAAATACAAGGCGCGAATCAAGATCCTCGTGCACGAACTGGGAGCGGAGGAATTCACTCGCCAGGTCGAGCAAGAATTTGCGCACATGCTGGCGCAGGATATCGAACCGCCACTGGCCGAGCTTGAGCGGATCGCGGCCCATTTCGCCCCGCCTGCATTCGAAACCGACCTCGACGAGAGCATAGACCGTGCAGACCCCGATTTCGCGCTGTGGGTCGATACAAACACCGTGCCGCACAAGGCCTCCGGCTATGTCTCGGCCGTGATCAGCCTCAAGCCCGTCGGCGGGATACCCGGCGACGCCAGCTCCGCCCAGATGCGGCTGATGGCGGATCTCGCGAGGCAATACAGCTTCGACGAATGCCGCGTGACACACACCCAGAACATCGTGTTGCCGCACGTACGCAAGGCCGACCTTCACGCGCTATGGACCGCGCTGGAGGCTGCGGACCTGGGCACAGCCAACCTCGATCGCGCGGGCGACATCATTGCCTGCCCGGGGCTCGACTACTGCAGCCTCGCCAACGCGCGCTCGATCCCGGTCGCGCAGCAGATCTCGCAGCGCCTTTCGCCGAAGTCGGCCGAACTCGGCGAACTCAAGATCAAGGTCAGCGGGTGCATCAACGCCTGCGGACACCACCACGCGGGCCACATCGGCGTACTCGGTGTGGACCGCAAGGGGGTCGAGAATTACCAGCTCCTGCTCGGCGGAAGCGAAGCCGAAGACACATCGCTCGCCAAGATCACCGGCCCCGGTTTCGACGAAGCAGGGATCGTGAATGCGGTCGAGAAGGCGACCGAGGTCTATCTCGCCCAGCGCAGCAACGGAGAGCGCTTTCTCGATACCTATCGCCGGATCGGCATCGATCCGTTCAAGGAGGCGATCTATGGCTGA
- a CDS encoding DUF934 domain-containing protein, which translates to MADLLRFRDDEPVDHPAVTVDSYLGQDDAAAVRIEPGDDARALIPHIAALKLVEINFPAFTDGRGYSAARVLREAGYTGELRAVGDVLVDQLSAMRRCGFDSFEPDRPFDAAEASAALATWPDVYQPAADARAPIWRLRHG; encoded by the coding sequence ATGGCTGACCTGCTGCGTTTTCGCGATGACGAACCGGTCGATCACCCTGCGGTAACGGTCGATTCGTATCTCGGGCAGGACGATGCCGCCGCCGTGCGGATCGAACCGGGCGACGACGCACGTGCACTGATCCCGCACATTGCCGCGCTCAAGCTGGTGGAAATCAACTTCCCCGCCTTCACCGACGGGCGCGGCTATTCGGCGGCGCGCGTGCTGCGCGAAGCAGGATACACCGGCGAATTGCGCGCAGTGGGCGATGTCTTGGTTGATCAGCTTTCGGCGATGCGCCGCTGCGGGTTCGACAGCTTCGAGCCCGACCGGCCGTTCGACGCGGCAGAAGCCAGCGCGGCGCTCGCGACCTGGCCCGATGTCTACCAGCCTGCTGCGGACGCCCGCGCCCCGATCTGGCGCCTGCGCCATGGCTGA